One Coraliomargarita parva DNA segment encodes these proteins:
- a CDS encoding nucleoside hydrolase, with protein MLKIIPTILSAGSLLAVCALLSTSGHAAESAKRKILIDDDSFSLMHMLLLGSEDVEVVGITSVTGNSWANRVTAYELRGLELVGRTDIPVAEGATHPLLNTERQTEIWEQLYGKLTWKGAWMKEWVEDTIQETPTYYGPNDPIDDLPWGAPTTQPIDTIAANFMIEMVRKYPGEITIIEGGPFTNVALAQRLDPEFASLAKELIYMGGSFNPHQTLDNEVAAQFAREFVNSPRREFNIRLDPEAASIASRAPWKKITVIPVDPSTGTQLTAELINKLADVAPPAMAAVMRNWEPGFPLWDEIAGAIWLDPSLIEEQDTLYVDYNTKFGPGYGDTLSWNEGYQPGLGEQPAVVIRSVNREGLEALLLQNLAQLNKN; from the coding sequence ATGCTAAAAATCATTCCTACCATACTCAGCGCCGGCAGCCTACTCGCCGTTTGCGCGCTGCTATCAACGAGCGGACACGCCGCCGAAAGCGCCAAGCGTAAAATCCTGATTGATGACGACTCCTTCAGCCTGATGCACATGCTGCTTTTAGGCTCCGAGGACGTGGAAGTCGTCGGCATCACCTCCGTAACCGGAAACTCCTGGGCAAACCGGGTCACGGCCTACGAGTTGCGCGGCCTTGAGCTGGTGGGCCGCACCGACATTCCGGTCGCCGAGGGCGCCACCCACCCCTTGCTCAATACGGAGAGGCAAACCGAGATCTGGGAACAGTTGTATGGCAAGCTGACTTGGAAAGGGGCCTGGATGAAAGAGTGGGTGGAAGATACCATACAGGAGACGCCGACTTACTATGGCCCCAACGATCCGATCGACGACCTGCCCTGGGGCGCCCCGACGACCCAGCCGATCGATACCATCGCCGCCAATTTCATGATCGAGATGGTCCGGAAGTATCCGGGGGAAATCACGATCATCGAAGGCGGCCCCTTTACCAATGTTGCACTGGCCCAGCGTCTGGATCCCGAGTTTGCCAGCCTGGCCAAAGAACTCATTTATATGGGTGGCAGCTTCAACCCGCACCAAACCCTGGACAATGAGGTGGCCGCGCAATTCGCCCGGGAATTCGTCAACTCCCCCCGCCGCGAGTTCAACATCCGCCTCGACCCGGAAGCCGCCAGCATTGCCTCCCGCGCACCATGGAAAAAGATCACGGTCATCCCCGTGGATCCTTCCACCGGCACGCAACTCACCGCGGAACTCATCAACAAACTGGCCGATGTTGCCCCGCCGGCCATGGCTGCAGTCATGCGAAACTGGGAGCCGGGCTTCCCTCTCTGGGATGAAATTGCCGGTGCCATCTGGCTCGATCCCAGTCTCATCGAAGAACAGGATACGCTCTACGTGGACTACAATACCAAGTTCGGCCCCGGATACGGCGACACCCTCTCATGGAACGAGGGCTATCAACCCGGTCTCGGCGAGCAACCCGCGGTCGTCATCCGATCCGTCAACCGTGAAGGTCTGGAGGCACTTCTGCTTCAGAACCTCGCGCAATTGAACAAGAACTAG
- a CDS encoding efflux RND transporter periplasmic adaptor subunit, with protein MLKKYLIPVLALAGFALVLFEITNQHQPDETVQQNTPKQTPFPDGLAGTGIVEASSGDIAIGTQVSGIISEVYVERGSEVQQGDPLFKIDDQMFQAELATRRAEKAAAEATRDEANYELGLAEALHAKSIISDEDYRKRLYTTKHAEAEVARATATEKAAEVTLQRATIRAPCDGQVLQINIHPGEFADSSSNTAGSTPLIRFGSVHPLYLRVDVDEYDAWRLKSDTPAIAQLRGHPEIQAKLHFVRIEPYLVPKKTLTGNSTERIDTRVVQAIYSFDRGELPIYLGQEMDVSIDTSTAGQLTD; from the coding sequence ATGCTTAAGAAATACCTCATCCCAGTTCTGGCCCTCGCAGGCTTCGCGCTGGTTCTCTTCGAAATCACGAACCAACACCAGCCGGACGAAACCGTTCAGCAAAACACGCCGAAGCAAACGCCATTTCCCGATGGACTGGCCGGAACGGGGATCGTCGAAGCGAGCTCCGGCGACATCGCAATCGGCACACAAGTCAGTGGCATCATCAGTGAAGTTTACGTCGAACGCGGAAGTGAGGTCCAACAGGGCGACCCGCTCTTCAAAATCGACGACCAAATGTTTCAGGCGGAGCTGGCCACACGCCGTGCCGAAAAAGCCGCCGCGGAAGCCACCCGGGATGAAGCGAACTACGAATTGGGCCTGGCCGAAGCACTCCACGCCAAGTCCATCATCAGCGACGAGGACTACCGGAAACGCCTCTACACGACCAAACACGCGGAAGCGGAAGTCGCCCGTGCCACCGCAACCGAAAAGGCCGCAGAAGTCACCCTGCAACGGGCTACCATCCGTGCCCCCTGCGACGGGCAGGTCCTTCAAATTAACATACACCCCGGAGAATTCGCCGACTCCAGCTCCAACACAGCCGGCTCCACCCCGCTCATACGCTTCGGATCGGTCCACCCGCTCTACCTACGGGTCGACGTCGACGAATACGATGCCTGGCGACTGAAGTCCGACACCCCCGCAATCGCCCAGCTCCGCGGACATCCGGAGATCCAGGCAAAGTTGCACTTTGTGCGCATCGAACCCTATCTCGTCCCGAAAAAGACCCTGACCGGCAACAGCACCGAACGTATCGACACCCGGGTGGTGCAAGCGATCTACAGTTTCGATCGCGGAGAACTTCCGATCTATCTGGGACAGGAAATGGACGTGTCTATCGACACCTCCACTGCGGGTCAATTGACTGACTGA